The DNA sequence CATTTCTGTCTGATTGCTTCTCTTTTTCGGACAGAGTTCCTTGTTCATTACTCAACTCTGTCCAATTGCTTCTCTTTTTCGGACAGAGTTCTTTGTTTCTTATTCAACTCTGTCTGATTGCTTCTCTCTTTCGGACAGAGTTCCTTGTTTATTATTCAACTCTGTCTGATTGCTTCTCTTTTTCGGACAGAGTTCCTTGTTTATTATTCAACTCTGTCTGATTGCTTCTCTTTTTCGGACAGAGTTCCTTGTTCATTATTCTACTCTGTCCGATTGCTTCTCTTTTTCGGACAGAGTTCCTTGTTTATTATTCAACTCTGTCTGATTGCTTCTCTTTTTCGGACAGAGTTCCTTGTTCATTACTCAACTCTGTCTGATTGCTTCTCTTTTTCGGACAGAGTTCCTTGTTCATTACTCAACTCTGTCTGATTGCTTCTCTTTTTCGGACAGATTTCCTTGTTCATTATTCTACTCTGTCTGATTGCTTCTCTTTTTCGGACAGAGTTCCTTGTTTATTATTCAACTCTGTCTGATTGCTTCTCTTTTTCGGACAGAGTTCCTTGTTTCTTATTCAACTCTGTCTGATTGCTTCTCTTTTTCGGACAGAGTTCCTTGTTTATTACTCAACTCTGTCCAATTGCTTCTCTTTTTCGGACAGAGTTCCTTGTTCATTACTCAACTCTGTCCAATTGCTTCTCTTTTTCGGACAGAGTCTCTTGCTCATTACTCAACTCTGTCCGATTGCTTCTCTTTTTCGGACAGAGTTCCTTGTTCATTACTCAACTCTGTCTGTATCATTCTCTTTTCCAGACAGATACCCTTGTTCATTCATTACTCAACTCTGTCCGAACCCTAAAAAGTGCGAATTAATTATTGCAAATGAGAACCGTCCCTAATAGTGTTTATCTTTTGATAGCACTACCAATGAGGGAAATGATAAACAATACGACGAAAATATAGAATATAAATTTAGCAATTTCAATTGCTGCACCAGCTATTCCAATAAAGCCGAAGAATGCTGCTATAATTGCAATGATAAAAAATATAATTGACCATCTTAACATCATACCAACGCCTTTCTTTGTTTGTATACATTTCAATACCCACCATTTTGTGAGGTAAACATGTTATAAAAAGTCGTCAGATCATGACGTAC is a window from the Evansella cellulosilytica DSM 2522 genome containing:
- a CDS encoding DUF1328 family protein, yielding MLRWSIIFFIIAIIAAFFGFIGIAGAAIEIAKFIFYIFVVLFIISLIGSAIKR